Proteins from a single region of Vigna radiata var. radiata cultivar VC1973A unplaced genomic scaffold, Vradiata_ver6 scaffold_278, whole genome shotgun sequence:
- the LOC106754799 gene encoding G-type lectin S-receptor-like serine/threonine-protein kinase At1g67520 isoform X1 has product MSLILHKLLLVLWLCWSSSVHVHPADESLRPGDTFNFDSPLLFSKNRRYFIEFYPVGIPGEIEDFTYLAVFNEHDVVWEANREQPVGQRDVVLSLNFSGVLKIESRRVKKPIILYSPAQPINNTVATLLDTGNFVLQQLHPNGTNILLWQSFDYPTDTLIPIMKLGINHKTGHNWSLVSQLTDSRATAGAFRFEWDPKEQELIIRRRGKVCWKSGKMKNNKFEHIPEDAQRLLKYNIVSNEEEDSFSFTSTNENLISWWTLSYSGRLLYNGNGYVARADLCFGYNNTEGGCQRWQHTPKCRSPGDVFTKKSLRSNYENVTYDQNQNISHSDCEAACWSDCNCNGFKEVYLDGTGCRFYRWNSSKDIIVDGSVSGEDFYILENTGNIYTAKTTFTPHHHGTKRWIWISTVAATLLVICSSILFLAIKKRKHVLQEKKRKEMAMKLSQIEDFENDLKKGHGLKVFDYALVLAASNGFSYENKLGQGGFGPVYKGTLPTGEEVAIKRLSKSSTQGSVEFKNEVTLICELQHMNLVQLLGCCIHEEEKILIYEYMPNKSLDFYLFDCTRRKLLDWNKRFNIIQGIAQGLLYLHKYSRLKVIHRDLKASNILLDENMNPKISDFGMARMFTQQESVSNTNRVVGTYGYMSPEYAMEGVFSTKSDVYSFGVLLLEIVNGRRNTSFYDHDHPINLIGHVWELWKDDKCFELVDPSLKESFDYDEVQRCIHVGLLCVEQYANDRPTMLNVISMLTNKSEIMSLPKRPAFYVQREMLNKNLSSTGLCTDSTVEITTSLEIE; this is encoded by the exons ATGAGTCTTATTCTACACAAACTACTGCTTGTTTTGTGGTTGTGCTGGAGTTCTTCTGTTCATGTTCACCCAGCAGATGAAAGTTTAAGGCCCGGTGAtacatttaattttgattcaccATTACTATTTTCCAAGAATCGcagatattttattgaattttatccGGTTGGAATTCCGGGTGAAATCGAAGATTTTACTTATTTGGCAGTCTTCAATGAACATGATGTAGTCTGGGAAGCTAACAGAGAACAACCTGTCGGCCAGAGGGATGTAGTTCTATCCCTAAACTTCTCTGGCGTGCTGAAGATAGAATCTCGACGTGTCAAGAAACCAATTATTCTCTATTCTCCTGCTCAACCTATCAACAACACTGTGGCCACTTTGCTCGACACAGGCAATTTTGTGCTTCAACAACTTCACCCCAATGGCACAAACATTCTTCTGTGGCAGAGTTTTGATTATCCCACTGATACTTTGATCCCCATCATGAAGTTAGGAATTAATCACAAAACAGGCCATAATTGGTCACTTGTTTCACAGTTGACTGATTCGCGTGCGACTGCAGGTGCCTTTAGGTTTGAATGGGATCCGAAGGAACAAGAACTGATCATCAGAAGACGAGGAAAAGTTTGTTGGAAAAGTGGAAAAATGAAGAACAATAAATTTGAGCACATTCCAGAAGATGCACAACGTTTGTTGAAGTACAACATAGTGTCTAATGAGGAAGAGGATTCATTCTCTTTCACTTCTACAAACGAAAACCTCATAAGTTGGTGGACCCTATCGTATAGTGGCCGGTTACTTTACAACGGAAACGGATATGTTGCAAGGGCTGATCTGTGTTTTGGATACAACAACACAGAAGGAGGGTGCCAAAGATGGCAGCATACTCCTAAGTGCAGGAGTCCTGGTGATGTGTTCACCAAAAAGAGTCTTCGctcaaattatgaaaatgtaACCTATGACCAAAATCAGAATATTAGTCACAGTGATTGTGAGGCTGCTTGCTGGAGCGATTGCAATTGCAATGGATTCAAAGAAGTGTATCTTGATGGAACTGGATGTAGATTCTATCGTTGGAATTCATCGAAAGATATTATAGTTGACGGCAGTGTTTCCGGTGAAGACTTTTACATACTGGAGAACACAGGGAACATATATACAGCAAAGACAACATTTACCCCTCATCATCACG GTACAAAAAGGTGGATATGGATAAGTACAGTGGCAGCCACTTTACTGGTAATATGCAGCTCCATTCTATTCCTAGCCATAAAGAAACGAAAACATGTGCTTCAAG AGAAGAAACGGAAAGAAATGGCGATGAAATTATCTCAAATCgaagattttgaaaatgatttgaaaaaggGACATGGTTTGAAAGTATTCGATTATGCATTGGTTTTGGCAGCCTCAAATGGATTTTCATACGAAAATAAGTTAGGACAGGGAGGTTTTGGCCCAGTTTATAAg GGAACTTTGCCAACAGGAGAAGAGGTGGCTATAAAAAGACTTTCAAAAAGTTCAACACAAGGAAGTGTGGAATTTAAAAACGAAGTAACACTTATATGTGAACTTCAGCATATGAATCTTGTTCAATTACTTGGTTGTTGCATTCATGAAGAAGAGAAGATTCTAATTTACGAGTATATGCCCAACAAAAGCTTGGATTTCTATCTTTTCG ATTGTACACGAAGAAAATTATTAGATTGGAATAAACGCTTCAACATAATACAAGGAATTGCTCAAGGATTATTGTATCTTCACAAATACTCAAGACTCAAAGTCATTCACAGAGACTTGAAAGCTAGTAACATACTTCTAGATGAGAATATGAATCCAAAAATTTCAGATTTTGGAATGGCTAGAATGTTTACCCAACAAGAATCGGTATCAAATACGAACAGGGTTGTTGGGACATA TGGTTATATGTCTCCAGAATATGCTATGGAAGGAGTTTTTTCTACAAAGTCTGATGTCTACAGCTTTGGAGTATTGTTGCTTGAAATAGTTAATGGACGAAGAAACACTAGTTTTTATGATCATGACCACCCAATAAATCTAATAGGACAT GTATGGGAATTATGGAAAGATGACAAGTGTTTTGAATTAGTGGATCCATCATTAAAGGAGTCATTTGATTATGACGAAGTGCAGAGGTGTATTCATGTTGGTCTCCTATGTGTTGAACAATATGCAAATGATCGACCAACAATGTTGAATGTTATATCAATGTTGACAAACAAGAGTGAAATAATGTCTTTACCTAAAAGACCAGCATTCTATGTTCAAAGAGAGATgcttaacaaaaatttatcttcTACGGGGTTATGTACTGATTCCACAGTAGAAATTACTACTTCATTGGAAATAGAATAA
- the LOC106754799 gene encoding G-type lectin S-receptor-like serine/threonine-protein kinase At1g67520 isoform X2, which produces MSLILHKLLLVLWLCWSSSVHVHPADESLRPGDTFNFDSPLLFSKNRRYFIEFYPVGIPGEIEDFTYLAVFNEHDVVWEANREQPVGQRDVVLSLNFSGVLKIESRRVKKPIILYSPAQPINNTVATLLDTGNFVLQQLHPNGTNILLWQSFDYPTDTLIPIMKLGINHKTGHNWSLVSQLTDSRATAGAFRFEWDPKEQELIIRRRGKVCWKSGKMKNNKFEHIPEDAQRLLKYNIVSNEEEDSFSFTSTNENLISWWTLSYSGRLLYNGNGYVARADLCFGYNNTEGGCQRWQHTPKCRSPGDVFTKKSLRSNYENVTYDQNQNISHSDCEAACWSDCNCNGFKEVYLDGTGCRFYRWNSSKDIIVDGSVSGEDFYILENTGNIYTAKTTFTPHHHGTKRWIWISTVAATLLVICSSILFLAIKKRKHVLQEKKRKEMAMKLSQIEDFENDLKKGHGLKVFDYALVLAASNGFSYENKLGQGGFGPVYKGTLPTGEEVAIKRLSKSSTQGSVEFKNEVTLICELQHMNLVQLLGCCIHEEEKILIYEYMPNKSLDFYLFDCTRRKLLDWNKRFNIIQGIAQGLLYLHKYSRLKVIHRDLKASNILLDENMNPKISDFGMARMFTQQESVSNTNRVVGT; this is translated from the exons ATGAGTCTTATTCTACACAAACTACTGCTTGTTTTGTGGTTGTGCTGGAGTTCTTCTGTTCATGTTCACCCAGCAGATGAAAGTTTAAGGCCCGGTGAtacatttaattttgattcaccATTACTATTTTCCAAGAATCGcagatattttattgaattttatccGGTTGGAATTCCGGGTGAAATCGAAGATTTTACTTATTTGGCAGTCTTCAATGAACATGATGTAGTCTGGGAAGCTAACAGAGAACAACCTGTCGGCCAGAGGGATGTAGTTCTATCCCTAAACTTCTCTGGCGTGCTGAAGATAGAATCTCGACGTGTCAAGAAACCAATTATTCTCTATTCTCCTGCTCAACCTATCAACAACACTGTGGCCACTTTGCTCGACACAGGCAATTTTGTGCTTCAACAACTTCACCCCAATGGCACAAACATTCTTCTGTGGCAGAGTTTTGATTATCCCACTGATACTTTGATCCCCATCATGAAGTTAGGAATTAATCACAAAACAGGCCATAATTGGTCACTTGTTTCACAGTTGACTGATTCGCGTGCGACTGCAGGTGCCTTTAGGTTTGAATGGGATCCGAAGGAACAAGAACTGATCATCAGAAGACGAGGAAAAGTTTGTTGGAAAAGTGGAAAAATGAAGAACAATAAATTTGAGCACATTCCAGAAGATGCACAACGTTTGTTGAAGTACAACATAGTGTCTAATGAGGAAGAGGATTCATTCTCTTTCACTTCTACAAACGAAAACCTCATAAGTTGGTGGACCCTATCGTATAGTGGCCGGTTACTTTACAACGGAAACGGATATGTTGCAAGGGCTGATCTGTGTTTTGGATACAACAACACAGAAGGAGGGTGCCAAAGATGGCAGCATACTCCTAAGTGCAGGAGTCCTGGTGATGTGTTCACCAAAAAGAGTCTTCGctcaaattatgaaaatgtaACCTATGACCAAAATCAGAATATTAGTCACAGTGATTGTGAGGCTGCTTGCTGGAGCGATTGCAATTGCAATGGATTCAAAGAAGTGTATCTTGATGGAACTGGATGTAGATTCTATCGTTGGAATTCATCGAAAGATATTATAGTTGACGGCAGTGTTTCCGGTGAAGACTTTTACATACTGGAGAACACAGGGAACATATATACAGCAAAGACAACATTTACCCCTCATCATCACG GTACAAAAAGGTGGATATGGATAAGTACAGTGGCAGCCACTTTACTGGTAATATGCAGCTCCATTCTATTCCTAGCCATAAAGAAACGAAAACATGTGCTTCAAG AGAAGAAACGGAAAGAAATGGCGATGAAATTATCTCAAATCgaagattttgaaaatgatttgaaaaaggGACATGGTTTGAAAGTATTCGATTATGCATTGGTTTTGGCAGCCTCAAATGGATTTTCATACGAAAATAAGTTAGGACAGGGAGGTTTTGGCCCAGTTTATAAg GGAACTTTGCCAACAGGAGAAGAGGTGGCTATAAAAAGACTTTCAAAAAGTTCAACACAAGGAAGTGTGGAATTTAAAAACGAAGTAACACTTATATGTGAACTTCAGCATATGAATCTTGTTCAATTACTTGGTTGTTGCATTCATGAAGAAGAGAAGATTCTAATTTACGAGTATATGCCCAACAAAAGCTTGGATTTCTATCTTTTCG ATTGTACACGAAGAAAATTATTAGATTGGAATAAACGCTTCAACATAATACAAGGAATTGCTCAAGGATTATTGTATCTTCACAAATACTCAAGACTCAAAGTCATTCACAGAGACTTGAAAGCTAGTAACATACTTCTAGATGAGAATATGAATCCAAAAATTTCAGATTTTGGAATGGCTAGAATGTTTACCCAACAAGAATCGGTATCAAATACGAACAGGGTTGTTGGGACATA G
- the LOC106754799 gene encoding G-type lectin S-receptor-like serine/threonine-protein kinase At1g67520 isoform X3: protein MSLILHKLLLVLWLCWSSSVHVHPADESLRPGDTFNFDSPLLFSKNRRYFIEFYPVGIPGEIEDFTYLAVFNEHDVVWEANREQPVGQRDVVLSLNFSGVLKIESRRVKKPIILYSPAQPINNTVATLLDTGNFVLQQLHPNGTNILLWQSFDYPTDTLIPIMKLGINHKTGHNWSLVSQLTDSRATAGAFRFEWDPKEQELIIRRRGKVCWKSGKMKNNKFEHIPEDAQRLLKYNIVSNEEEDSFSFTSTNENLISWWTLSYSGRLLYNGNGYVARADLCFGYNNTEGGCQRWQHTPKCRSPGDVFTKKSLRSNYENVTYDQNQNISHSDCEAACWSDCNCNGFKEVYLDGTGCRFYRWNSSKDIIVDGSVSGEDFYILENTGNIYTAKTTFTPHHHGTKRWIWISTVAATLLVICSSILFLAIKKRKHVLQEKKRKEMAMKLSQIEDFENDLKKGHGLKVFDYALVLAASNGFSYENKLGQGGFGPVYKGTLPTGEEVAIKRLSKSSTQGSVEFKNEVTLICELQHMNLVQLLGCCIHEEEKILIYEYMPNKSLDFYLFDCTRRKLLDWNKRFNIIQGIAQGLLYLHKYSRLKVIHRDLKASNILLDENMNPKISDFGMARMFTQQESVSNTNRVVGT from the exons ATGAGTCTTATTCTACACAAACTACTGCTTGTTTTGTGGTTGTGCTGGAGTTCTTCTGTTCATGTTCACCCAGCAGATGAAAGTTTAAGGCCCGGTGAtacatttaattttgattcaccATTACTATTTTCCAAGAATCGcagatattttattgaattttatccGGTTGGAATTCCGGGTGAAATCGAAGATTTTACTTATTTGGCAGTCTTCAATGAACATGATGTAGTCTGGGAAGCTAACAGAGAACAACCTGTCGGCCAGAGGGATGTAGTTCTATCCCTAAACTTCTCTGGCGTGCTGAAGATAGAATCTCGACGTGTCAAGAAACCAATTATTCTCTATTCTCCTGCTCAACCTATCAACAACACTGTGGCCACTTTGCTCGACACAGGCAATTTTGTGCTTCAACAACTTCACCCCAATGGCACAAACATTCTTCTGTGGCAGAGTTTTGATTATCCCACTGATACTTTGATCCCCATCATGAAGTTAGGAATTAATCACAAAACAGGCCATAATTGGTCACTTGTTTCACAGTTGACTGATTCGCGTGCGACTGCAGGTGCCTTTAGGTTTGAATGGGATCCGAAGGAACAAGAACTGATCATCAGAAGACGAGGAAAAGTTTGTTGGAAAAGTGGAAAAATGAAGAACAATAAATTTGAGCACATTCCAGAAGATGCACAACGTTTGTTGAAGTACAACATAGTGTCTAATGAGGAAGAGGATTCATTCTCTTTCACTTCTACAAACGAAAACCTCATAAGTTGGTGGACCCTATCGTATAGTGGCCGGTTACTTTACAACGGAAACGGATATGTTGCAAGGGCTGATCTGTGTTTTGGATACAACAACACAGAAGGAGGGTGCCAAAGATGGCAGCATACTCCTAAGTGCAGGAGTCCTGGTGATGTGTTCACCAAAAAGAGTCTTCGctcaaattatgaaaatgtaACCTATGACCAAAATCAGAATATTAGTCACAGTGATTGTGAGGCTGCTTGCTGGAGCGATTGCAATTGCAATGGATTCAAAGAAGTGTATCTTGATGGAACTGGATGTAGATTCTATCGTTGGAATTCATCGAAAGATATTATAGTTGACGGCAGTGTTTCCGGTGAAGACTTTTACATACTGGAGAACACAGGGAACATATATACAGCAAAGACAACATTTACCCCTCATCATCACG GTACAAAAAGGTGGATATGGATAAGTACAGTGGCAGCCACTTTACTGGTAATATGCAGCTCCATTCTATTCCTAGCCATAAAGAAACGAAAACATGTGCTTCAAG AGAAGAAACGGAAAGAAATGGCGATGAAATTATCTCAAATCgaagattttgaaaatgatttgaaaaaggGACATGGTTTGAAAGTATTCGATTATGCATTGGTTTTGGCAGCCTCAAATGGATTTTCATACGAAAATAAGTTAGGACAGGGAGGTTTTGGCCCAGTTTATAAg GGAACTTTGCCAACAGGAGAAGAGGTGGCTATAAAAAGACTTTCAAAAAGTTCAACACAAGGAAGTGTGGAATTTAAAAACGAAGTAACACTTATATGTGAACTTCAGCATATGAATCTTGTTCAATTACTTGGTTGTTGCATTCATGAAGAAGAGAAGATTCTAATTTACGAGTATATGCCCAACAAAAGCTTGGATTTCTATCTTTTCG ATTGTACACGAAGAAAATTATTAGATTGGAATAAACGCTTCAACATAATACAAGGAATTGCTCAAGGATTATTGTATCTTCACAAATACTCAAGACTCAAAGTCATTCACAGAGACTTGAAAGCTAGTAACATACTTCTAGATGAGAATATGAATCCAAAAATTTCAGATTTTGGAATGGCTAGAATGTTTACCCAACAAGAATCGGTATCAAATACGAACAGGGTTGTTGGGACATA A